caaaattacaaccaattaattgcagcattaccacaaaaatggaagaggcaagtagaaggggaaaaaagtaaggaacttgtatgtcggccctgtattaaagaacataaatggttaaagaaaagtgtgataaataaaaacatataccaatttcatttaaggaccaaaaaactgacagctgtgccatataaattgcaaaatagttgggaagagattttcgatgtacccattccatggcacatggtttatgaattgatacgcaaaacaacgccggattcaaaacttcgaatttttcaatttaaattactgtacaaaattcttgcaactaatagaatgttatatatatggggtatacaatcttcccagctctgcagattctgttgtgaggaggcagagtcattagatcatttattttggtattgtccatatgtagctcgtttttggtcacaggtccaggaatggctgaagaattgcaacatttgcctagaactaacgctacagatagcaatactgggggatttgaaaagccatagtcaatcaatcaataatataataattattttagcaaaaatgtttatttttaatttacaatctgtagaagctatgagaataggaaggttcaaatcttttgtgaagcatcacagcacagttgaaaaatatatggcaaataaaaatccgaaatggatgatgttggaagatagatgggaagggttgagtggaactgaagggtgggactaataacaagataaacaatgtagggcatacgggatctgtgaaatgtgtataggtgcggagcttttgtgaaatagcacagttacaagtggaaataaaattggatggacaacagaaatagaggaaggactaagaacaaacaagagagaactattataaagtagtctgtgtctgtaaaataggtataagatgtataaattgaaggtaaaagcagaagtgtttattagtttactccaattgggggagcggtggtagggttgcggggaataataataaaggtatattctttaaaaaagtatgtatgtctatataggtatgtgtatgtatatatgtatatatgtatgcatgcgtgtatggatatatatatttaccccaaaaaatatgggggattggaaatgatgcagacaattacattggaagcaacattctttccgcaatattaagctgatccaccccaaaaaaaaaaaaataataataataaataaaataaaataaaataaaaataaaaataaaaaaacaactgaCTTAAGTAGTCCAACCTTTGTTTTTAATCAGTCAAAAAGCTTACCATTAAAAACAATTGTCACAGTTCCGGTCTGCTTAATCCTGAAAGGTGCAATATTCAGAAATTGCTTCTCCATTTCCAGGATGAAAAAATTATAATAGTTTGTCTAATTTCCATTTATGTGACAGAACAAATAGCGCATAGTGCAGCAAATCattttaccatctaaaccgctgtgaaacaTATTTTCAGTAACCAAAACTATTCtatttcagctggtgtacaaaaccgaaagtaaaagacgagAAAATgtaacttaagaacgggaaggaTAGAAATGGCGCCCATGGAACAGATCTACTGTACAACTTCTTAGACATGCTTTCAATGAGaacgacagatctataactcacagtTCTATGTGAATGTGGTCGGGTtgtccaaaaagttacatattgccgcTTTAAGGGGAAGCTCTCCCATAGACAGCAATGTGAGAGCAGCTGGGTCTGATCTGCTTAATTCATAGACTGACTGTATATGAAGGACAAAAAAGGAGCTACTGAGATATCTCGCTTGTTCCTACGTCTCTGCTACTACCACTGTTGATGATGTAAATATTGTAAATAATGGGACTGATGAGACACCTAGTGGAATGTAGTGGATTGGATGTACACTACAGTATACACAGACAGTATCATATGAGTGTAATGTGGACAACTGATGACAGTATCTTTTAAGTTAGATGGTTCTAGAGCTCAACATGTCTTCTCCATGTAACACATTACAGAGTTCTTTCATCTGACAACAGTAACATGACATTGATGCACTGACACGCATCTCTCTTTTTGTTGAGTCATGCTAGAATAACACAGTGGGAAACAGTAATATTTGTCAAATGTATTGTAGGACATgcttggtagtagtagtagtagtagtagtagcagtagtagtagtagtttagtTTTTCAGACACATAGGTCCATATTTGGTCATTTTAAAACCTTGAAAGAGGATCAAATGACTAATACCTCATCTGAATACACCTCACCACATCATTTACCTGCCTTTGACAACATGAAGCAGAGTGTGTAAATATGAGAACAGTGTCACTGTCACCGGTTATACAAATAGATTCACAGAAAACAACAGTTGTTTCCACAGCTGTCAGCATCGAGCTCCAAGAGAGCCCTCAAAAAGAGTCAAATTGGCAGGAGCTGTCATTATGAAATGATTATTCTAACACATAATTTGATGATATTTGATGTTCTATAATATATTAGCATTATAGAAATAATGTATTATCTGCTGTCTCGCTTTAACCAACTATCACAAATGAAACTTATCTGAAAGATAATATTTTATATCGCTATATAATTACAGCTAGCTAGAATCCGACCTAAAGTAAATTCTACAGGCCATGTTTGAATGAcgatgacaagccaaatttcttggTACTGCCTTTAAAAATGATATCAGTAATACAGATCAATGACAGGGTTGCTAGTTTACAACATATTCAAATGAAGCCCAGCGGTAAATATGAACTGAATATGAGTTTTTTATTGCACCTCCCTACCCCACTGCAGTTCCTCATCATTCTCCTGggacgtgtgtgtgagtgagtgagtgagtgagtgagtgagtgagtgagtgagtgagtgagtgagtgagtgagtgagtgagtgagtgagtgagtgagtgagtgagtgagtgagtgagtgagtgagtgagtgagtgagtgagtgagtgagtgagtgagtgagtgagtgagtgagtgagtgagtgagtgagtgagtgagtgtgagtgtgagtgtgagtgtgtgtgtgtgtgcgggcattcgtgcgtacatgtgtgtgtgtgtgtgtgtgtgtgtgtgtgtgtgtgtgtgtgtgtgtgtgtgtgtgtgtgtgtgtgtgtgtgtgtgtgtgtgtgtgtgtgtgtgtgaacatgtgtgtgtgtgaacatgtgtgtgtgtgtatttcgtaacagttgtgtttgtgtactgctagtgtgtgtgtggttgagtttgtgagtgtttatgggatttaaatgactgagtgtgtgtgttgagggcctTCTTCCTCTTCTGGTCTCCACTCTGAAAGAGAACTTAGAGCAGTGATGATGTCTGGTGAAATCATCTACTCCGATGTTACATTCACTCGGCATCAGAACCAAGATACTGGAGCAGAAAGTGAAGCTTCTAATGGTGAGTTCTCGCTCATTTATATTGTTTTATTAGTTTTCAAGCATAAGTTTACAACACAACATTTCATCACTTTGTGGGGCGAGGGTGGAGATGTCATAATTCAACAAGGAGTTAGTAACAGAAGAAGGCTGTATAGACTGTTGTTAACTGGTTATAATTATAGTGATGATGAtttactgtgtggttgtgtcaCGAACACTGTGTAAACCCAGGGGATATAGGGAAAAGAAGACCGTATCTTGGTTGGGATCATAATGAGCTTTTCTGAAGTGTATTTGTAACTTTCCTTTTAATATGAAATAGTACAATATGTTTAACGTGTGGTATTGTATGAGTCACTGGGCATCTATTTAGAATGTACTATAGCAAAATGTTGTATTGTGCAATGGTTGTGTTTTATTTATGACTTTCAGACATGTTCGTTTCCTTTTGAATACATTCCACACGGCCTCAACAATGGTTCTCCATATAGAATTCTATTTTGAAGGATATGTACAGTATTAGTGCAATGAAAAGGGCATAAGAAGATGAAAGTTCCATCTAAATGAGTTGTTACTCGTCACACTCTGGACATATCTGTTGGATTTCACACTGTCAACcatcttacagacagacagacagacagacagacagacagacagacagacagacagacagacagacagacagacagacagacagacagacagacagacagacagacagacagacagacagacagacagacagacagacagacagacagacagacagacagacagacagacagacagacagacagacagacagacagacagagcaccaACCTGTAACATTTGGTTTATGGCTGAAAGTGTTTCCTCATTTCTCAAAACAATGTCCGCTTTTCTTCAGATATGTTGAATTAGAATATTAGACATTGTATTATTTGGTTAGTTACCCTAACAGCTAATAAAGTGATTTGCATGTTGGACCTTCCAGTCAAGGTACTGTAACCTAGTAGAGCTCAATGGAATGTTGATATAGTGGATTGTAAGAGAGAAACTAGAATGGTATATTTCTAATAGAATGTTGAGATAGTGGATtgtgagagagaaactagaaTGGTATAATTCTAACAGAATGTTGAGATAGTGGATtgtgagagagaaactagaaTGGTACAATTCTAACAGAATGTTGAGATAGTGGATtgtgagagagaaactagaaTGGTACAATTCTAACAGAATGTTGAGATAGTGGATTGTAAGAGAGAAACTAGAATGGTATATTTCTAACAGAATGTTGATATAGTGGATTGTAAGAGAGGTACTAGAATGGTATATTTCTAAAATAATATTGAGATAGCGGATTGTGAGAGAGGAATGAGAACGGTATCTTTCTAATAGAATGTTGAGATAGTGGACTGTGAGAGAGGAAGTATACTGGTATATTTCTAAAAGAATGTTGATCTAGTTGATTGTGAGAGaggaagtatactgaacaaacatataaatgcaacatgcaacaatttaaaagagtTTACTGAGATACAGttaatatgaggaaatcagtcaatagaaATCAATTCATTACGCTCGAATctacggatttcacatgactgggaatgcagatatgcatTTGTTTGTATCTGTAtcaaaaaaatgggcctcacaattggcctcaggatctcgttatGGTATTTTTGTACATTCAAATGGCTAATCAATAAAATGtagttgtgttcattgtccgtagcttattcctgctcataccataactcCTCCACCAACACGGGGCACTctgttgttgacatgttgacatcagcaaactgcttgcccacacaacgccatacgcatggtctgcggttgtgagtccggttgcaaaattctctaaaacgacgttggagacgGCTTATGGCAGCGATGaacattgaattctctggcaacagctctggtgacattcctgcagtcagaattccaattgcatgctcccacaatacatctgtggcattgtgatgggtgacaaaactgcacattttagagtggctttttattgtcccctgcaCTTGTGTAATCAACATGCTTTTTAatccgcttcttgatatgccacacctgtcaggtggatggattatctttgcaaagtagaaatgctcactaacagcgatgtaattttgtgcacaaaatttgagagcaataagctttttgtgtgtatggaacatttctgggatcttttatttcagctcatgaaacatgggaccaacactttacatgttcaatttatatttttgttctgtgtagacCGATACATTTTCTAATATAATgttgagacagtggattgtgaGAGAGGAACTAGAATGGTACAATTCTAACAGAATGTTGAGATAGTGGGTTGTGAGAGAGGAACTAGAATGGTATAATTCTAACAGAATGTTGAGATAGTGGGTTGTGAGAGAGGAACTAGAATGGTACAATTCTAACAGAATGTTGAGATAGTGGATtgtgagagagaaactagaaTGGTACAATTCTAACAGAATGTTGAGATAGTGGATTGTGAGAGAGGAACTAGAATGGTATAATTCTAACAGAATGTTGAGACAGTGGGTTGTGAGAGAAAAACTAGAATGGTACAATTCTAACAGAATGTTGAGATAGTGGGTTGTGAGAGAAACTAGAATGGTATAATTCTAACAGAATGTTGAGATAGTGGGTTGTGAGAGAGGAACTAGAATGGTACAATTCTAACAGAATGTTGAGATAGTGGGTTGTGAGATAGGAACTAGAATGGTACAATTCTAACAGAATGTTGAGATAGTGGGTTGTGAGAGAGGAACTAGAATGGTACAATTCTAACAGAATGTTGAGATAGTGGGTTGTGAGAGAAACTAGAATGGTACAATTCTAACAGAATGTTGAGATAGTGGGTTGTGAGAGAGGAACTAGAATGGTACAATTCTAACAGAATGTTGAGATAGTGGGTTGTGAGAGAGGAACTAGAATGGTACAATTCTAACAGAATGTTGAGATAGTGGGTTGTGAGAGAGGAACTAGAATGGTATAATTCTAACAGAATGTTGAGATAGTGGGTTGTGAGAGAGGAACTAGAATGGTATAATTCTAACAGAATGTTGAGATAGTGGGTTGTGAGAGAGGAACTAGAATGGTATAATTCTAACAGAATGTTGAGATAGTGGACTGTGAGAGAAAAACTAGAATGGTACAATTCTAACAGAATGTTGAGATAGTGGATTGTGAGAGAAACTAGAATGGTACAATTCTAACAGAATgttgagacagtggattgtgaGAGAAAAACTAGAATGGTACAATTCTAATAGGTGGTAATCACCATGAGGTTGGTTTTAGGGAAGTAATATAATCACGCATGGGGtgcaatatatataaaataagtGAAAAAAATGCACCATCTCTTTCTTCATCTCTCTGTAACCATAGGAGTAACCGAACGTGAAGAAGATGTCACATACTCTGAGGTTAGAAGACCAGGAGGTAGAGCTAGTGAGCAGGAGGATCCTGGGAAAGGTGAGGTGTATGTGTGTTACAGTTAGCTAAGGGTTACATTAAGTACCCCTTATTTAACCTGTTAGGTTCTAATtgttcagagtaaataactcacggacactagagaagctttaaccaagttaaattcttcccaaaggttcgttacagctgtaattcagacaaaaacatgttctcaccatcacaagtaGATATACTCCACTttggacactcctccttctctccaatccttacatcttatggttccaCGGGAAGAGGGTACTGGGATAATAAACCCTTATTACTTCCTTCAAGGGAGCTGACCTGAcatcctgacctcaacccctccttcgcctaatccacagatgtccatccgcttcccctatagcaatcctgtgatctcctcACGTCCACCctacacattccaaagccatctgtctttctacagagacCCATTACCTCCTGACATAAAACCCAGTTTCTTTCACTCCTTATACACTATgtgtctgatctatcatgtctttaatgtctcaatgttcaaagtttacccCGAATCTAACAAACCTTATGACCTTTTAACCTCTGACACCCACTCCTTTTACAGGAAGGGACCCTGGCAATAGTGACCCTACTCCCCTAGTGGGGTCAAAGGCTACAATCCCTGAGGGAGGGTCTGGGAGAGTTCCCGTGGTGATcctggtgtgtctctgtgttctaCTGCTGGGCCTGGCTATCACTCTGGGAGTCCTCTGTGAGTATAGAACCATTATACTGATCCCTGACCCTTGTACACTACTGAACCCTTTTCCACTACTGAACCCTTTTCCACTGCTGAACCCTTTTACACTACTGAACCCTTTTACACTGCTGAACCCTTTTACACTGCTGAACCCTTTTACACTACTGAACCATTTTACACTGCTGAACCCTTTTACACTGCTGAACCCTTTTACACTGCTGAACCCTTTTACACTATTGAACCCTTTTACACTACTGAACCCTTTTACACTACTGAACCATTTTACACTGCTGAACCCTTTTACACTCTGAACCCTTCTACACTACTGAACCCTTTTACACTACTGAACCATTTTACACTGCTGAACCCTTTTACACTCTGAACCCTTCTACACTACTGAACCCTTTTACACTACTGAACCCTTTTACACTACTGAACCATTTTACACTACTGAACCTTTTTACACTACTGAACCCTTTTACATTACTGAActcttttacactactgaacCCTTTTACACTACTGAACCCTTTTACACTACTGAACCCTTTTACACTACTGAACCCTTTTACACTACTGAGCTGAGCTGGACTGGTTATgcatccaccatagttgctggtCTGGAACTCTGCTGAAAAGGACAATGTGCAAAGAAAATATCCATTCCAGCCCAGACCAGTACATTTCAGGTGGGTTCAATAGTGACAAACACCAGAGAAAAACCACAACCCTCCATCTTGTCTCATTGTCTCTGTTCCAGATGCTTCCAACATGACTAGTCTTCAAGCTGAGGAGGCCCTCTTTGCCCAGATGAAAGAGAATCTAACAGGTGAGAAAATCAATGATCCAGAGATCTTCACCATGATCAACCCCTTATAGAAATATTGCAGAGAATCCGTCATATAAATCATTAACATGTAGTTTGTCAATGGAGGACTGACTCAGATTAAAATACTGCAGTTTCACTGTAAtagataaataaaataatgtttcATTTAAATAGGACTATGATTAGATAATAGGTCATTCTAGATTGGACAAggtttacttacttactttatggTTAGATAtgtaaataaattcatgttaTTCCTCCATATTATTTGCTCTTTCATAACAGGGAAACTGCATGACCtgcaagacagctataagagactacagaataagaccctcattataacaggtaggtagtctagaacaggactcaactgaactacaagacagctataagagactacagaatgagaccctcatcataacaggtaggtagtctagaacaggactcaactgaactacaagacagctataagagactacagaatgagacccacatcataacaggtaggtagtctagaacaggactcaactgaactacaagacagctataagagactacagaatgagaccctcatcataacaggtaggtatagaacaggactcaactgaactacaagacagctataagagactacagaatgagaccctcatcataacaggtaggtagtctagaacaggactcaactgaactacaagacagctataagagactacagaatgagacacacatcataacaggtaggtagtctagagcaggactcaactgaactacaagacagctataagagactacagaatgagaccctcatcataacaggtaggtagtctagaacaggactcaactgaactacaagacagctataagagactacagaatgagacacacatcataacaggtaggtagtctagaacaggacacaactgaactacaagacagctataagagactacagaataagaccctcatcataacaggtaggtagtctagaacaggactcaactgaactataagacagctataagagactacagaatgagacccacatcataacaggtaggtagtctagaacaggactcaactgaactacaagacagctataagagactacagaatgagaccctcatcataacaggtaggtagtctagaacaggactcaactgaactacaagacagctataagagactacagaatgagaccctcatcataacaggtaggtagtctagaacaggactcaactgaactacaagacagctataagagactacagaatgagaccctcatcataacaggtaggtagtatagagcaggactcaactgaactacaagacagctataagagactacagaatgagaccctcatcataacaggtaggtagtctagaacaggactcaactgaactataagacagctataagagactacagaatgagaccctcatcataacaggtaggtagtctagaacaggactcaactgaactacaagacagctataagagactacagaatgagaccctcatcataacaggtaggtagtctagaacaggactcaactgaactacaagacagctataagagactacagaatgagaccctcatcataacaggtaggtagtctagaacaggactcaactgaactacaagacagctataagagactacagaatgagacccacatcataacaggtaggtagtctagaacaggactcaactgaactacaagacagctatacgagactacagaatgagacccacatcataacaggtaggtagtctagagcaggactcaactgaactacaagacagctataagagactacagaatgagaccctcatcataacaggtaggtagtctagaacaggactcaactgaactacaagacagctataagagactacagaatgagacccacatcataacaggtaggtagtctagaacaggactcaactgaactacaagacagctataagagactacagaatgagacccacatcataacaggtaggtagtctagaacaggactcaactgaactacaagacagctataagagactacagaatgagaccctcatcataacaggtaggtagtctagaacaggactcaactgaactacaagacagctataagagactacagaatgagaccctcatcataacaggtaggtagtctagaacaggactcaactgaactacaagacagctataagagactacagaatgagacccacatcataacaggtaggtagtctagaacaggactcaactgaactacaagacagctataagagactacagaatgagaccctcatcataacaggtaggtagtctagaacaggactcaactgaactacaagacagctataagagactacagaatgagaccctcatcataacaggtaggtagtctagaacaggactcaactgaactacaagacagctataagagactacagaatgagacccacatcataacaggtaggtagtctagaacaggactcaactgaactacaagacagctataagagactacagaatgagaccctcatcataacaggtaggtagtctagaacaggactcaactgaactacaagacagctataagagactacagaatgagacccacattataacaggtaggtagtctagaacaggactcaactgaactacaagacagctataagagactacagaatgagaccctcatcataacaggtaggtagtctagaacaggactcaactgaactacaagacagctataagagactacagaatgagaccctcatcataacaggtaggtagtctagaacaggactcaactgaactacaagacagctataagagactacagaatgagacccacatcataacaggtaggtagtatagaacaggactcaactgaactacaagacagctataagagactacagaatgagaccctcatcataacaggtaggtagtctagaacaggactcaactgaactacaagacagctataagagactacagaatgagacccacatcataacaggtaggtagtatagagcaggactcaactgaactacaagacagctataagagactacagaatgagacccacatcataacaggtaggtagtctagaacaggactcaactgaactacaagacagctataagagactacagaatgagaccctcatcataacaggtaggtagtctagaacaggactcaactgaactacaagacagctataagagactacagaatgagaccctcatcataacaggtaggtagtctagaacaggactcaactgaactacaagacagctataagagactacagaatgagaccctcatcataacaggtaggtagtctagaacaggactcaactgaactacaagacagctataagagactacagaatgagaccctcatcataacaggtaggtagtctagaacaggactcaactgaactacaagacagctataagagactacagaatgagaccctcatcataacaggtaggtagtctagaacaagactcaactgaactacaagacagctataagagactacagaatgagaccctcatcataacaggtaggtagtctagaacaggactcaactgaactacaagacagctataagagactacagaatgagaccctcatcataacaggtaggtagtctagaacaggactcaactgaactacaagacagctataagagactacagaatgagaccctcatcataacaggtaggtagtctagaacaggactcaactgaactacaagacagctataagagactacagaataagaccctcatcataacaggtaggtagtctagaacaggactcaactgaactacaagacagctataagagactacagaatgagaccctcatcataacaggtaggtagtctagaacaggactcaactgaactacaagacagctataagagactacagaataagaccctcatcataacaggtaggtagtctagaacaggaatcaactgaactacaagacagctataagagactacagaatgagaccctcatcataacaggtaggtagtctagaacaggactcaactgacaTGGGACTGACTGGCTGCTGTTCTCCTATTCATATCATATATTCATTCATTATTAATGTGAAGTTTAAAAGTGGAAGTTGAACCCAATTTAACTCAAACTTCTCATTTCAGTACAAAGTTCCATGTTATCAAGGTTACGATTACATTTACAGTAGTATTGCTTCCCCAAAACATATTCTTTGAATATTGTATATGCTACCATTGTAATGAATATGAGGAAGCAAAGGGGTTTTACTTGACTAGGAAAGACTTCTGGCCCTAATGGAAACCTAGTCATATCAGTGTGGTGAAGTGTATTGGAAAGTCATTTTGTGTAAGGACCCACGCTGGAGACGAgcagcaggtacggggagttgacatttaattaggaacagacaggtaacaaGACAGAAACAGCATCAGCACACAGATACATAACGACAAAcgacaatcaatgcagcagcggggaacagagatggggaaatgacaaatataggggaggtaataaacaggtgatttagtccaggtgagtccaataacacGTTGATGCGCGTGACGGGGAAAGGCAGGTGTTCGTACTGATGGTGGCAGGAGGGCGTAATGCTAGGGAGCCTGACGCCTTTGAGCaccagggagggggagcgggagcaggcgtgacaatttTGTACTTCAAATGTTTTGTTCATCAAATACATACCTTTGTATTATGGCCTTAATTCAACAGTTATTttataataaaggaaaatatatttttttaaagatatgtatatattttgattcgattaacacttttttgttactacatgattccatatgtgttttttcatagttttaatgtctttactattattctacaatgtagaatatagtaaaaatgtatgaaaaacccttgaatgagtaggtgtgtccaaacttttgactggtactgtacatattttaaataatatatacactaccgttcaaaagtttggggtcacttagaaatgtccttgtttttgaaagaaaagcacattttttgtccattaaaataacatcaaattgatcagaaatacagtgtagacattgttaattttgtaaatgactattgtagctggaaatgacagattttttatggaatacctacataggcgtacagaggcccattgtcagcaaccatcactcctgtgttccaatggcacgttgtgttagttagtccaagtttataattttaaaagtctagttgatcattagaaaaccctttt
The sequence above is drawn from the Salvelinus namaycush isolate Seneca chromosome 36, SaNama_1.0, whole genome shotgun sequence genome and encodes:
- the LOC120030478 gene encoding CD209 antigen-like protein E, which translates into the protein MSGEIIYSDVTFTRHQNQDTGAESEASNGVTEREEDVTYSEVRRPGGRASEQEDPGKGRDPGNSDPTPLVGSKATIPEGGSGRVPVVILVCLCVLLLGLAITLGVLYASNMTSLQAEEALFAQMKENLTVQRELLSSELQDCNANLTKVKDLLATIQGNQKRCNTSQLCSPGWEFYNGSCYYFSNNKLTWEQSQYACIHDGGHLVIIESQQEQEFIKQRVVTLGINPYDHCPWIGLTDEKQEKVWVWMDNTTLNENLK